Genomic DNA from Epinephelus moara isolate mb chromosome 24, YSFRI_EMoa_1.0, whole genome shotgun sequence:
attatcacCTAAGAGCTTCTAATGCTTTAGTAGCACTATTCAGTCAGTCGTTATGTATCAAGTGATATTGACAAGCAATTCTCCAAAAACAGCAGTCTGCAAGAATCAATTGTTCTTGATACATTAGCAACAGTAAAGAGCAGTGGTACTGATTGGGTAAGCATGTGTGAACATGAGGGCAAGCTTCTGGAAATTTCCGCTGTCCATCAGACCACATAGGTGTGACTGATGTGGTCAATCAAGCTCTGCTTTTAATCAATACTTTCTGCTGTATTGTAGTTTTCCTACCGCCCTCTGATCTCTGGTTTAAATGTGAAGTATGTAACAGAGTTAACTGTGTAGTTAATGTAGTAAAAATGACATACATGAAACAATATCGACCAGAAATGTCTGatgttaatgaaaaataaataaacatacgAATGGCAACATTTTTCCCTGAACAGACTGGTCTATGAAATGTATTTTGCAGAATAACATTCTCTGTGAGCAAGTGATTGCTATTGTAAATCCTGCGCGTTTTGCTGTAATACGTTCACTGATAAAGCATTAAAACTGAAACATCAACATCCTCATATCTCAAACTGACACATATATAAGGGACGACTATGATAGGTTTTAGAATCTCTTAAACAAACAGATCTAAAATTTAGATCCATTTGTATTACAGATGTGAATTCacatggaatttttttttaattaagcaaCATGTCTAACCATTTTTTATGTCAATCATAGGGGGCATTTAACATCTCTGGCACAGCAGGTTAATCTTTAACATTTTTCATCAGCACAGGCGTGTCCCAACATTTTTGAAAGGGGGCAAGATAGATAATGTGACGAGACCAGGTGGGCAGCTGCGTCCCACATCATATAGGTTATacaataaatttgaaaaaagtaaTTGTAAACTGACTCCTGTAAATATATCATAGTCCTGCCATCTTGAGGTGAAGGGAGAAAATGCAAAGTGATTTTACTTGATGGACTAATATGTTTTGTTGGGCCACGTGTAGCGTATTACAATGGACCCATGAGCCATGGTTTTGAATGGCCCGCTGCCGAACTTTGTACATGTCAACCTTAGGCTCCTGGTATCCTCAGATAATGCAAAGCTATTGGGGGATGGGTCTGCCTGTGGGTATTACATATCCAAGAGGAGGGGGTTGGGTTAAGGCTATAAAAAGTGGATAGATCCCAATGGGTACGTGTGACAGGGAGAGGGAGCCACACAAAGAGAGCAGGGCAGAAGTGAAGAGGCGTCAGAaggggaagaggaaaaaagcCAGAAGGAGACTTGTTTGAGGATTACTGTTTGACATAGGAGAAGGCACCACAGATTTTTCCAGGAGGTCTAAGCTTGATCTTGAAACGAAAAgaagcaaagaagaagaaatgaaggACTTGGTGCAGTCAGTAGAACTAGGGGTCTCTCAGCGGAAAAGAGTCAACGTAACACAACCCAGAGTTTGGCTGAAGAATGAAATTGTTAGGGTGGGACTCGCTGAATGCCTTTGCACATATGTCATGATGGTAAGAAAAGCTTCTTGTAATAATGACTGGTTTTATTAAACTGTCAATAATATAGCTTCTCATATCCATCCCTCTGGTGACAAGTTCACTTTCCATTCATGAGCTCGTCTCTGTTTTGAACCTTGCTGCATGCTTATCTGTGCCAACCATGTgtcattaattattaatgtgGTGCTCCTGACCCTGACAATGTGTCCCCTCTCtcaaaagcacacacatgcacacaagcagATTTCAGTCACATGGTGGGGGTCATGGATGGGGATTGGTGGCTTCAAGTGGGTGAAACAGGAAATCTAGTGTTACGGGAGGAATGGTCAGGCAGAGAGCCACATGGAGAGGGTTGACAAAGTCACATGTTATATGTCAGCTGTTAAAATAAACCCCTCATTCAGAACCCTGGAAGAAATACATTTCACACTCACAGTGAACACATGCTGGACACAGCTTGTTGATAAGTACATGAGCACACACATCGCTCGGCTTTACTCACTAAATAAACAGAAGTCACTCTTCACCTAAATACACGACTTTCGTAAGAGGAACCACGTTTCCTGTTTTTGAATGAATGTTTTTCAGTGTCAGCGTTCTTTCACTGGGGTCACAGCCTCTTTCACTGACGTTCAAGTTAGATGACAGTTTAGTTCACCTCAGTTCAGGCTCTGTTGCACATACAGTACCATAGTTAAACATTTCTAAACAAAACTCATTTTTCACTGACACTGCAGCTACCTGACTGATGCACTGACTTTAGTGGCACAACTGCGAATTAAAGgtccatctgtttgtttttatttttaatttttagatAGAATGTTTCCCTCAGAGGCAGATCTTCCTATAGGTGACATGGGGGGCTGCCTAGCATGCCACCACTCCCacaatttctttattttatttgtttgaattttaaaaaatcaatacaaaaatCTATTGCCTATGATCCTGCAGTTCaccttaatgtgttcatcagtgagAGAGTCAGGACATGCTAGGGCATTGATGGGTATGGTAGAGTGGACTGTATGTGGAGAGCATTAGAATAAGACAgaatgaaaaggcaaaagccacCTGGAGCATAGTACAAAGAACCCCCCCCCTACAAATTTGCACatacataattttttttattgtttactaTGTGTTATCATTGTTAGCTAAACTTTGTATAAATGTTGaattttcattagtttttgttggtgtttgtaataaatacaataaatacaaagatcataatacattttttttggcaGGAGTGGGGCTTGCCTAAGGCGCCAAATGTGCTGGGTCTGGCACTGGCTTTCCCAAATTACACTCTCTGGAAATTCCCCCTGTAACTTCCTCCTTTTTAATTGCGTgatttctcctctctgtgtctaGGCGTTTGGCCTGGGGTCGGTGGCTCAGGTCGTGACAGGTCAAGGAGCGTTTGGACAATACCTCAGCATCAACTTGGGTTTTGGACTGGGTGTTGCCATGGGGGTCCATGTTGGAGGGAAGGTCTCAGGTATGAAAGATGACCCTTATAAACCCTACTATCAAGAATAATTGAAAGTCATCACCAATCACTATTACCTGACATGTCTTCTTGCTTTATTGCTCTAACAGGGGCTCATATGAATGCAGCAGTTTCATTCACAATGTGCACGTTTGGCCGCCTTGGGTGGAAGATGCTGCCTCTGTATGTTTTTGCACAGTTTTTGGGGTCGTTTCTGGCTGCCGCAACAATTTACGCTGTCTATTACGGTGAGGGCAGACTGCATGTTCAAGCACACTCTACACTGAACACCTGTATTCTTACAGTTAAGGTCAAGATTAGCTCCCAAGGAACTATGGAACATTTCCCTAAAATTCTCAAAATACACCTGACCAATCAATCAGCTTTCAAAACAGACCTTAGCAGTCAATCAGCACTGAACTTGAACAGGGCTAGTGGCACTTGAACACTGGATAGAAAGAGACTACTTTTAAGGTCTTGGTAAGAAGTAATTTCATCATGCCAAAAAGTAAAGAAATCAGTCTGGAACTCAGGAAGAAGATAGTGGATGCTCATCTATAGAGAAGGCTATACTGCCATTTCCAAGTGTTTCACAGTGTGTAAACAGCTGTCTTAACATTGCAAAGCACAAGGAGACAGATTATGTTAGAAACAAACCTGGGCATGGTCAAAAGTGCAAGATTTCAAAAACTTTGGAGAGGAAAATAGTCAGAGATGTCAACAACAATCCCGGGATTTCTGCCAAGATGACTGTTGCTGAACTGGCCTCTTCTGGACTTGATGTTTCAAGGAAAATTGTTATGAGGATTCTTCATTGTGTTGGGCTTCGAGGTCATCGTCCAAGAAGAAGAACTCCACTCACCCAGTGGCACAACAAAGCCGGACTGAAGTTTGCCAGTGAACATTAGAAACATGTATTTTGGAAGTCTGTCCTTTGGTCTGATGAGACTAAACTTGAGCTGTTTGGGCACATGGGTGTCGCTTTTGTCTGGCAAAGGAAGGGAGAGGCCTTCAACCCTAAAAACATAGGTACCACAGTATAAGATGGTGGCGGCAGCATAATGCTGtggggctgttttgctgcttcaggcACAGGGAACCTTGTTCGCTTGCATGGGATCAAGAAGAAGACTACTCTGTTGAAGGATAATGTAAAGAAATCTGCTGCCAGTCAAGCTTAAGGTTGCCACTGGGTCTTCCAGCAAGACAGTGACCTGAAGCGTACATCCAAGTTGGTCTGAAACCTTTTGAAGGACACCAAAATCAAGGTCCTGGAGTGGCCATCTCAGAGCCCAGATCTCAATCCTATAAAGCATCTATGGCGGGAGCTCCAGGTTAATGTCCATGCTCCAAAACCATGCTATTTGGATGAGCTGGAACCATTTGCCATAGAAGAATGGGCTAAGATCCTCCAAGAGACATGTGCCAACCTAGTTAGGCACAACCACAAGAAGCTGTCAGTTGTGAGGTGGTAGACACTTTTGGTTATGGTCATTCACATGGAAACGTTAAGGGCTTTGGTTGATTTCATAAAGGGGGCTAATAATGTTGACCTTAACTGTATAGAATCTTATACATGTAATTCTTGCCACGATTTTTCTGATGTAGTCAAACATCTAAGAGTGTCTGTCTTGTCAATACTGTTTCCATATGCAGAAGCCATATTTGACTATTGTGGAGGAAACCTGACTGTAACAGGAGTTAAAGCCACAGCTGGTATCTTTGCCACCTATCCTGCACCGTACCTCTCCTTGATGGCGGGATTCGTTGATCAGGTAGCTATGAAACCAGATTAAAGGATTGGAACTGCAAATCACTGTCATCCTACACATTCTGCACTGACCATTTTGCTTTGATGTGTTGTTTCTCACACAGCTATTTACGtgatgttttgatttttgtGCTTGCCAGGTGTTTGGCACAgctatgctgctgctgtgcttgATGGCTCTGTCCGACCAGAAGAACAAACCAGCCGCGGCGGGAAGCGAGCCTGTCGTAGTGGGTCTCCTGGTGCTGCTCATTGGCATTTCTCTGGGCAGCAACAGCGGCTATGCTATCAACCCCACCAGAGACATCGGACCCAGGATCTTCACTGCCATAGCAGGCTGGGGGGCTGATGTGTTCAGGTATGGAGGAAAGATGTATTGGTTTTTAATGGgaggttttgctgttgttactgTACATGTCACTTTAACTAGGAGTTAGTTGAGGGCAAAATATCTCTGTTAATTATCAAATGACCCGTGTAGCTTTTCCTCACACATTAAGAGGATGTTGCTTGTTGGCTGCTTTTCAACCAGCTGTAAACAACTAtagtaaacttccctccatcttacccacatcccagatctccctgctcgtTTGCGTCATCCAGCGTatttttgctggctctagggctgtttgAGGAACTATAGATTGTACTTCCTCATTTCTGTCAAGGCTATTCAATGAAGGCTAAGGCACGCTCTTTGACCCCATGGGAGCTATGACTTGGCATACACTCGGCCTGACAGAATTTTGGGGTACTCTCAATTGGATGACGGCTGATATGCAACAGAAGGTTTAAATATAgaaagcatgtttttttaaatggtattTTAATCCAGACCTTTTCATTAATACCAGAATTTTAATTCTCACCCATATCTTTATTTTACATGCAGAAATATTCCAACCTGCAGATGCTTCACTGACATAAAGCAATCGTCCACCGTGTTCTGTGATAGCGCGCCAGCTATTGATACTGTCTgcaagtgcagaccagattttactgcgcatgtgTTGTACCCCAA
This window encodes:
- the aqp7 gene encoding aquaporin-7 gives rise to the protein MKDLVQSVELGVSQRKRVNVTQPRVWLKNEIVRVGLAECLCTYVMMAFGLGSVAQVVTGQGAFGQYLSINLGFGLGVAMGVHVGGKVSGAHMNAAVSFTMCTFGRLGWKMLPLYVFAQFLGSFLAAATIYAVYYEAIFDYCGGNLTVTGVKATAGIFATYPAPYLSLMAGFVDQVFGTAMLLLCLMALSDQKNKPAAAGSEPVVVGLLVLLIGISLGSNSGYAINPTRDIGPRIFTAIAGWGADVFRAGNGWWWVPIVAPLIGGVLGAGVYKALVELHHPPLSEQGERVVKDFEEETTPLEKQENIFANECV